The Pseudosulfitobacter pseudonitzschiae genome includes a region encoding these proteins:
- the aroC gene encoding chorismate synthase, with protein sequence MSINSFGHLFRVTTWGESHGPALGATVDGCPPGVPVDEAMIQHWLDRRKPGQNKYTTQRREADAVRILSGVFEGQTTGTPVQLMIENTDQRSKDYGDIMEKFRPGHADITYWQKYGIRDYRGGGRSSARETASRVAAGGLAREAIRAIAPDMRITGYMTRMGAHEIDRSRFDWDQIEQNPFWAPDAQAANDWAEYLDDLRKSGSSVGAVIEVVARGVPAGLGAPVYGKLDTDLAAAMMSINAVKGVEIGEGMSAAMLTGELNADEIFMGNDGKPSYSSNHSGGILGGISTGQDIVVRFAVKPTSSILKTRKTITKTGAETEIVTKGRHDPCVGIRAVPVGEAMMACVILDHMLLHRGQVGGQVGETRGHIG encoded by the coding sequence ATGTCGATCAACAGCTTTGGCCACCTCTTCCGCGTCACCACTTGGGGCGAAAGCCACGGGCCTGCCTTGGGTGCAACTGTCGACGGCTGCCCCCCCGGCGTGCCGGTGGACGAGGCGATGATCCAGCACTGGCTGGACCGCCGCAAACCGGGCCAGAACAAATACACCACCCAGCGCCGCGAGGCCGACGCGGTGCGTATCCTGTCCGGAGTATTCGAGGGGCAGACCACCGGCACCCCCGTGCAGTTGATGATCGAGAACACCGACCAGCGGTCGAAGGACTATGGCGACATCATGGAAAAATTCCGCCCCGGTCACGCCGACATCACCTATTGGCAGAAATACGGCATCCGCGACTATCGCGGCGGTGGCCGGTCCTCGGCCCGCGAAACCGCATCGCGCGTGGCGGCGGGCGGTCTGGCACGCGAGGCCATCCGCGCCATCGCCCCAGATATGCGGATCACCGGATACATGACCCGCATGGGTGCACATGAAATCGACCGCAGCCGCTTCGACTGGGACCAGATCGAACAAAACCCGTTCTGGGCCCCCGATGCCCAAGCGGCCAACGACTGGGCCGAATACCTTGATGATCTGCGCAAATCCGGCAGCAGCGTCGGCGCTGTGATCGAAGTGGTGGCACGCGGCGTGCCAGCAGGGCTGGGCGCACCGGTCTATGGCAAGCTCGACACCGATCTGGCTGCGGCGATGATGTCGATCAACGCCGTCAAAGGTGTTGAAATCGGCGAGGGCATGTCTGCCGCGATGCTGACGGGCGAGTTGAATGCCGACGAGATTTTCATGGGCAACGATGGCAAGCCATCCTATTCCAGCAACCATTCGGGCGGTATTCTGGGCGGCATCAGCACAGGACAGGACATCGTCGTGCGCTTTGCGGTCAAACCGACATCGTCCATCCTGAAAACCCGCAAGACCATCACCAAAACCGGCGCCGAAACCGAGATTGTCACCAAAGGCCGCCACGACCCCTGCGTTGGCATCCGTGCCGTGCCCGTGGGCGAAGCAATGATGGCCTGCGTGATACTGGACCACATGCTGCTGCACCGTGGTCAGGTCGGCGGACAGGTTGGCGAGACCCGTGGCCACATTGGCTAA